One Cyanobium sp. Tous-M-B4 DNA segment encodes these proteins:
- the ccsB gene encoding c-type cytochrome biogenesis protein CcsB translates to MPALLNDPVLGLGLTAFALLLVALPLAFWSLSGGRSSTAVRLLVAGANLCLTAQLVLRWWESGHFPISNLYESLCFLAWGCTLTQLLVERSWPSPLVPAAATPMALGCVAFASFALPDRLQEASPLVPALRSSWLVMHVSVIMVSYAALLVGSLLSLAVLFTDRGNSLELRSSSIGSGGYRQAQLATPQLQLSSVAMPAVEQLDSLSYRTITVGFLLLSVGLVSGAVWANEAWGSWWSWDPKETWALICWLVYAAYLHTRLIRGWQGRKPALVAAAGLVVIVVCYIGVNLLGIGLHSYGWFFDS, encoded by the coding sequence GTGCCCGCCCTGTTGAACGACCCAGTGCTTGGCCTGGGTCTGACGGCGTTTGCCCTCTTGCTGGTCGCTCTGCCGCTGGCCTTCTGGTCGCTTAGCGGCGGCCGATCGAGCACGGCGGTACGCCTGCTGGTTGCCGGCGCCAATCTCTGCCTCACGGCCCAATTGGTGTTGCGCTGGTGGGAATCGGGGCATTTCCCGATCAGCAACCTCTACGAATCCCTCTGCTTTCTCGCCTGGGGCTGCACCCTCACCCAGCTGCTGGTTGAGCGCAGCTGGCCTTCGCCGTTGGTGCCTGCAGCGGCAACCCCCATGGCCCTCGGTTGTGTTGCTTTTGCCAGCTTTGCCCTACCTGATCGGCTCCAGGAAGCCTCGCCGCTGGTGCCGGCCCTCCGCTCTAGCTGGCTAGTGATGCACGTCAGCGTGATCATGGTCAGCTACGCGGCCCTGCTGGTGGGGTCATTGCTTTCGTTGGCGGTGCTATTCACTGACCGCGGCAATTCATTGGAACTACGCAGCAGCTCCATCGGCAGTGGCGGCTATCGCCAGGCCCAACTGGCTACACCCCAGCTGCAACTAAGCAGCGTTGCCATGCCTGCGGTTGAACAGCTTGATTCCCTCAGCTACCGCACGATCACAGTGGGCTTCCTGCTGCTGTCGGTTGGTCTGGTAAGTGGAGCGGTGTGGGCCAACGAGGCCTGGGGCAGCTGGTGGAGCTGGGATCCGAAGGAAACTTGGGCCTTGATCTGCTGGCTCGTCTACGCCGCCTATTTGCACACTCGCTTGATCCGTGGCTGGCAGGGACGTAAGCCGGCTCTAGTAGCCGCAGCAGGTTTGGTAGTTATCGTGGTTTGCTATATCGGTGTAAATCTACTGGGCATTGGCTTGCACAGCTACGGCTGGTTCTTTGACAGCTAA
- a CDS encoding LptF/LptG family permease has translation MSWSHRARQQLLTPWRHLPLLDRWLLAELIGPLIFGVAAFTAVSLSVGAVFELVRRVAESGLPLDVAVRVLVLEMPSFLVLSFPMATLMATLLTYSKLSGNSELTALRSVGVATWRMVVPAVAIALVMTMLTFTFNEAIVPRTLLEAKNTLNRAIGRAVSGEQKDNVMFSKYGEIQAEDGSTERGLTHFFYAQRFNKGVMERVTLLDLSRRDQRVLLSADRARWSEADAQWEFLDGHVFGVTEGSDSSTTSADFDRYLYPLGSQPLQVAKLPKDSNSMTIGQARTAERLLREASDLQGARKLRVRIQEKFAFPAVCLVFGLIGSSLGVRPHSRRSRSQGFGLSVLLIFGYYLVAFVFSSLGVKGTLSPYFSAWLPVVIGLGGGVYLLRQASR, from the coding sequence ATGAGTTGGTCACATCGCGCACGCCAGCAGCTGCTGACCCCTTGGCGCCACCTACCCCTGCTTGATCGCTGGCTACTGGCGGAACTGATCGGCCCCCTGATTTTCGGTGTAGCCGCATTCACCGCCGTTTCCCTCTCAGTAGGTGCCGTATTTGAGCTTGTCCGCCGGGTTGCGGAATCGGGGTTGCCCCTAGATGTGGCCGTGCGGGTGCTGGTACTGGAGATGCCCTCCTTTCTTGTGCTCTCTTTCCCCATGGCCACGCTGATGGCCACGTTGCTCACCTATTCAAAGCTTTCAGGCAACAGTGAGCTCACCGCCCTGCGCAGCGTGGGCGTTGCCACCTGGCGAATGGTGGTGCCCGCCGTTGCTATCGCGCTGGTGATGACCATGCTCACCTTCACCTTCAACGAGGCCATAGTGCCGCGCACCTTGCTCGAGGCCAAAAACACCCTCAACCGTGCGATTGGACGTGCCGTATCTGGCGAGCAGAAAGACAACGTCATGTTCTCTAAATACGGTGAGATACAGGCGGAAGACGGCAGCACGGAGCGGGGCCTTACCCACTTTTTCTACGCCCAACGCTTCAATAAAGGAGTGATGGAGCGGGTCACCCTGCTAGACCTTTCACGCCGAGATCAACGGGTGCTGCTCAGTGCCGATCGAGCCCGCTGGAGCGAGGCCGATGCCCAGTGGGAATTCCTTGATGGCCATGTCTTTGGGGTCACGGAGGGATCGGACAGCTCCACCACTTCAGCTGATTTCGACCGCTACCTATATCCGCTGGGTAGTCAGCCGCTTCAGGTTGCCAAGCTGCCAAAGGATTCCAATTCAATGACAATCGGCCAAGCACGAACCGCCGAACGGCTGCTCAGAGAGGCAAGTGATCTGCAAGGTGCCCGCAAGCTGCGAGTTCGCATCCAGGAGAAGTTCGCCTTCCCCGCAGTCTGCTTGGTGTTTGGATTAATTGGTAGCAGCCTTGGAGTGCGCCCCCATTCGCGGCGCAGCCGTAGCCAGGGATTCGGACTCAGCGTCCTGCTGATCTTTGGCTACTACCTGGTGGCATTTGTTTTCAGTTCGCTCGGGGTCAAGGGGACGCTCAGTCCCTACTTCTCCGCCTGGCTGCCAGTGGTGATCGGTTTGGGTGGCGGCGTGTATCTGTTACGGCAGGCCAGCCGCTAA
- a CDS encoding LPS-assembly protein LptD yields the protein MPLFLSAMLAPALAAPALVTPTSGLVTIESDLQKADNSTGVVTATGNVRIVYPDQRVVATARQAQYFSREGRVVLSGDVDVIQDSGHSIRAERLVYLVERERIVAEPAPGQQVITHYRINAPTPKEGMSP from the coding sequence ATGCCCCTTTTCCTCTCGGCAATGTTGGCCCCTGCGCTTGCAGCTCCCGCCTTGGTGACTCCCACCAGTGGGCTGGTAACGATTGAATCCGACTTGCAAAAGGCCGATAACAGCACCGGGGTTGTGACAGCAACCGGCAATGTGCGCATCGTTTACCCAGACCAACGGGTAGTGGCCACGGCCCGTCAGGCCCAATACTTCAGTCGTGAGGGCAGGGTGGTGCTCAGCGGTGATGTGGATGTAATTCAAGATTCGGGTCATAGCATTCGGGCTGAACGGTTGGTGTACCTGGTGGAGCGGGAGCGAATCGTGGCTGAGCCCGCCCCTGGACAACAAGTGATCACCCACTACCGAATAAATGCGCCAACACCAAAAGAAGGCATGTCGCCATGA
- the lptB gene encoding LPS export ABC transporter ATP-binding protein yields the protein MSLELVNVALAIGGRMLVNHVSLQLEPGEVVGLLGPNGAGKTTTFGLVTGLLRPDSGQVLMDGMAIEQLPMPQRARLGIGYLPQEPSVFRQLSVRDNLSLALQESATPMELRRQRLNGLIEDFHLSEFQNRKGYQLSGGERRRCEVARALAVGVEGPSYLLLDEPFAGVDPIAVSDLQQLIHQLKGRGMGLLITDHNVRETLAITDRAYILSEGSILASGSSQQVGSDPLVRRHYLGESFRL from the coding sequence ATGAGCCTGGAGCTCGTCAATGTGGCCCTGGCCATCGGCGGCCGAATGCTGGTCAACCACGTGTCGCTGCAGCTGGAGCCTGGTGAAGTTGTGGGCTTGCTTGGTCCAAACGGGGCGGGCAAAACCACCACTTTTGGTTTGGTGACTGGCTTATTGCGCCCCGACTCCGGCCAGGTGTTGATGGATGGCATGGCAATCGAACAGCTGCCCATGCCCCAACGTGCCCGCCTAGGCATCGGCTACTTGCCCCAGGAGCCCAGCGTGTTTCGGCAGCTAAGTGTGCGTGACAACCTGAGCCTTGCCCTGCAAGAAAGTGCCACGCCGATGGAGCTGAGGCGCCAGCGCCTCAATGGCTTAATCGAGGATTTTCACCTCAGCGAATTTCAAAACCGCAAGGGCTACCAGTTGTCCGGAGGTGAGCGGCGGCGCTGTGAGGTTGCCCGGGCATTGGCTGTGGGTGTGGAAGGTCCCAGCTACCTGCTGCTGGATGAGCCTTTTGCGGGAGTAGACCCAATCGCGGTGTCAGACCTGCAGCAGTTGATCCACCAGCTCAAGGGGCGGGGAATGGGTCTGCTGATCACAGACCACAACGTGCGCGAAACCCTGGCGATCACAGATCGGGCCTACATCCTTTCTGAAGGATCGATTTTGGCTTCCGGCAGCTCTCAGCAGGTGGGTTCCGATCCCCTGGTTCGCCGCCACTACCTCGGAGAATCCTTCCGGCTATGA
- a CDS encoding DUF309 domain-containing protein — MRSNPEQQVLSEEQELLADTRLGEAIFLFNSGDWYACHDGFESLWHETAGPMRPVLQGILQIAVAELHLERGNCRGATILMGEGLGRLKACSPTALGIDLVALINTSMQRLLALQQQTPIEGLELPRLVKTPPRNRSTD; from the coding sequence GTGCGCTCGAACCCTGAGCAGCAGGTTTTAAGCGAAGAGCAGGAATTATTGGCCGACACCCGTCTGGGCGAGGCCATATTCTTGTTTAACAGCGGTGATTGGTATGCCTGCCACGACGGCTTCGAATCCCTCTGGCATGAAACAGCTGGTCCTATGCGGCCAGTTTTGCAGGGAATTCTGCAAATCGCCGTGGCGGAACTTCACCTTGAACGGGGAAACTGCCGTGGCGCCACAATCCTGATGGGTGAGGGTCTAGGCCGCCTTAAGGCTTGTTCGCCTACCGCCCTAGGCATAGATTTAGTCGCATTGATCAACACATCCATGCAGCGGCTGCTGGCATTGCAGCAGCAGACTCCAATTGAGGGTTTGGAATTGCCCAGATTGGTTAAGACGCCGCCCCGTAACCGTTCTACAGATTAA